From a region of the Blochmannia endosymbiont of Camponotus modoc genome:
- the rpmF gene encoding 50S ribosomal protein L32, with translation MAVQQNKSTRSTRGMRRSHHALRLVTISVDRTSGETHRRHYVTFDGFYRGRKMIEK, from the coding sequence ATGGCTGTACAACAAAATAAATCTACTCGTTCTACAAGAGGAATGCGTCGTTCTCATCATGCGCTGCGCTTGGTTACTATATCAGTAGATCGGACATCTGGAGAAACACATCGACGTCATTATGTTACTTTTGATGGATTTTATCGTGGGCGAAAAATGATTGAGAAGTAA
- the plsX gene encoding phosphate acyltransferase PlsX, whose product MVIALDAMGGDFGPVVTVPASLKALSLYPQLRLLLVGDPDAILPILAESKSISIDRLTVIPSKSVIRGDVRPAQAIRVSKDTSMRVALELIKSGRAHACVSAGNTGALMGLSKLVLKSVHGIERPALTTLLPHQKQGKTVILDLGANISCDGAMLVQFAIMGSVLSKQILGVSNPRVALLNIGSEETKGLDNIRHASRILHTISSIHYVGYIEANDLLLGKTDVLVCDGFIGNITLKTMEGVIRVILSTLQSSGKKNKPNWFMQIVNFWIRKYLFKQFNQFDPDWYNGAHLVGLRSTVIKSHGAANQHAFIAAITQAMHSVEREVPEKISHQLSAVLSKNNH is encoded by the coding sequence TTGGTTATTGCATTAGATGCAATGGGTGGCGATTTTGGTCCTGTGGTAACGGTGCCTGCTTCTTTAAAAGCATTATCTTTATATCCACAACTTAGATTGTTACTTGTTGGAGATCCTGATGCAATTTTACCCATATTAGCAGAATCAAAATCTATAAGTATTGATAGATTAACTGTTATTCCATCAAAATCGGTAATCAGAGGAGATGTGAGGCCTGCTCAGGCTATCAGAGTGAGCAAAGATACCTCGATGCGTGTAGCTTTAGAGCTTATCAAGTCAGGTCGCGCTCACGCTTGTGTTAGCGCAGGAAATACAGGGGCTCTCATGGGTTTATCTAAATTAGTACTTAAATCTGTACACGGTATTGAACGCCCTGCTTTAACGACGTTGCTGCCGCATCAAAAACAAGGAAAAACTGTTATTTTGGATTTAGGAGCGAATATTTCATGTGACGGCGCAATGCTGGTACAGTTTGCGATCATGGGTTCAGTATTATCAAAGCAAATTTTAGGAGTAAGTAATCCAAGAGTAGCATTATTAAATATCGGATCAGAAGAAACTAAAGGATTAGATAATATTCGTCACGCTTCCAGGATATTGCATACTATTTCATCAATTCATTATGTTGGTTATATTGAGGCGAATGATTTATTATTGGGGAAAACAGATGTTTTGGTTTGTGATGGATTTATTGGCAATATTACTTTAAAGACTATGGAAGGGGTGATAAGAGTTATTTTATCAACATTACAATCGTCAGGAAAAAAAAATAAGCCGAACTGGTTTATGCAAATTGTTAATTTTTGGATCAGAAAGTATCTGTTTAAGCAATTTAATCAATTTGACCCTGATTGGTATAATGGCGCTCACTTGGTAGGTTTGCGTAGTACGGTAATAAAAAGTCATGGAGCAGCTAATCAACACGCATTTATCGCCGCTATCACACAGGCAATGCATTCCGTGGAACGGGAGGTTCCAGAAAAAATTTCTCATCAATTAAGCGCAGTGCTATCTAAAAATAATCATTAA
- a CDS encoding beta-ketoacyl-ACP synthase III, with product MFTRILGTGSYLPKNIRSNIVLEKMVDTSHEWIVARTGIQERRISTSDETVAKMGYFAAKRALDMSCVHADKVGIIIVATTSSSHAFPSSACQIQRDLHIRDTIAFDLSAACSGFVYALGVADQYVKNGSVDYALVVGSDTLSHTLNPRDRGTLVLFGDGAGAVVLGRSKTPGIISIHLHADGDHGDLLTLPNCNRKSPSISNYLTMSGNKVFKIAVSVLARVIDETLNVNNLHQAELDWLVPHQANLRIISATAKRLDMDMRKVVITIDRHGNTSAASVPLALDEAVRDGRIKSGQLVLLEAFGAGFTWGSALLRF from the coding sequence ATGTTTACTAGAATTCTTGGAACAGGGAGTTATTTACCTAAAAACATTAGATCTAATATTGTTTTAGAAAAAATGGTAGATACATCGCATGAATGGATTGTCGCTCGTACTGGTATTCAAGAACGGCGCATTTCTACCTCTGATGAAACTGTTGCCAAAATGGGTTATTTTGCTGCTAAAAGAGCTTTAGATATGTCTTGTGTGCACGCTGACAAAGTAGGGATTATTATTGTTGCAACTACATCTTCCAGCCATGCATTTCCTAGTTCAGCATGTCAAATTCAACGTGATCTACATATACGAGATACTATTGCCTTCGACTTATCAGCAGCTTGTTCTGGATTTGTTTATGCACTAGGTGTAGCGGATCAATATGTTAAAAATGGAAGCGTAGATTATGCTTTGGTTGTAGGGTCAGATACTTTAAGTCATACTTTAAATCCTAGAGATCGTGGAACGTTGGTTTTATTTGGGGATGGAGCAGGAGCAGTAGTACTTGGTCGCTCGAAAACACCAGGTATTATTTCTATTCACTTACATGCAGATGGAGATCATGGGGATTTATTGACTCTTCCTAATTGTAATAGGAAGAGTCCTTCTATATCTAATTATTTAACCATGTCTGGCAACAAAGTATTTAAAATAGCTGTTTCTGTTTTAGCACGTGTTATAGATGAAACTTTGAATGTTAATAATTTACATCAAGCTGAATTAGATTGGTTAGTCCCGCATCAGGCTAATTTAAGAATTATTTCTGCTACTGCTAAACGATTAGATATGGATATGAGAAAAGTAGTAATTACGATTGACAGACATGGGAATACATCTGCAGCTTCTGTTCCTTTAGCGTTAGATGAAGCTGTACGTGATGGTCGTATCAAGTCAGGTCAATTAGTATTACTAGAAGCGTTTGGGGCTGGATTTACCTGGGGTTCAGCGTTGTTACGGTTTTAA
- the fabD gene encoding ACP S-malonyltransferase, translating to MNILAVVFPGQAAQQVGMLNTLSEHYPLVKETFSEVSEVLGYDIWKLVQRGPATELNKTYRAQPAILTASVAIWRIWKQQGGCTPKIMAGHSLGEYSALVCAEGMDLHSAVKLVMIRGMLMQEVVPYGRGAMSVIIGLSDDVVFELCKAVQQDQIVSPASFNGPGHVVIAGHKEAVNRVNLCCKNAGAKHILMLPISVPSHCSLMKPVVVKFRKELEKIVITTPRIPVVNNVDACVEWEPKDIRNALIRQLYTPVRWNEIMQYCIHQKIKRFLEMGPGKILTGLIRNTVSDVFSLSVNDPVSLSEAIRINKN from the coding sequence ATGAATATATTAGCGGTAGTATTTCCAGGACAGGCAGCTCAACAAGTAGGGATGCTAAACACTCTTTCGGAACATTATCCGTTAGTAAAAGAGACTTTTTCTGAAGTATCGGAGGTTCTAGGTTATGATATATGGAAATTGGTACAACGTGGGCCTGCTACAGAATTAAATAAAACTTATCGAGCACAGCCGGCTATTTTAACAGCTTCAGTAGCTATTTGGAGAATATGGAAACAACAGGGAGGTTGTACACCAAAGATAATGGCTGGTCATAGTTTAGGAGAATATTCTGCTTTAGTATGCGCGGAAGGTATGGATTTGCATTCTGCAGTTAAATTAGTAATGATACGTGGTATGTTGATGCAAGAAGTAGTACCGTATGGACGTGGAGCTATGTCTGTAATTATCGGGCTCAGTGATGATGTTGTTTTTGAATTATGCAAAGCAGTACAACAAGATCAAATTGTTTCTCCTGCTAGTTTTAATGGGCCTGGACATGTAGTTATTGCCGGACATAAAGAAGCAGTAAATCGTGTCAATTTGTGTTGTAAAAATGCAGGTGCAAAACATATACTTATGCTGCCGATTAGTGTTCCATCGCATTGCTCATTAATGAAACCAGTAGTTGTAAAGTTCAGAAAAGAATTAGAAAAAATCGTTATCACTACTCCTAGAATACCAGTAGTAAATAATGTTGATGCGTGTGTTGAGTGGGAACCTAAAGATATTCGTAATGCATTAATACGGCAATTATATACTCCGGTGCGTTGGAATGAAATCATGCAATATTGCATTCATCAAAAAATTAAGAGATTTTTAGAAATGGGACCTGGTAAAATATTAACTGGATTGATACGTAATACTGTTAGTGATGTGTTTAGTTTGTCAGTAAATGATCCTGTTTCTTTATCAGAAGCAATTAGAATTAATAAGAATTAA
- the fabG gene encoding 3-oxoacyl-ACP reductase FabG — protein MNFNGKIVLVTGARRGIGRAIIEMFAIYGATVIGTATSELGVKDINRYLRNQGKGMQLNVADKCSVDLFFEKMRQEFDSVDILVNNAGIVQDNILLYMKDDAWQSVIDVNLTAVYRMSKAVIKSMIKKHYGRIINIGSVVGVMGNAGQSNYSAAKSGLIGFTKSLAREVASRGITVNLVTPGFICTDMVKKLTDKQKNDILLQIPVNRFGDPKDVAYAVIFFASDHSNYITGQTMHINGGMYMG, from the coding sequence ATGAATTTTAATGGAAAAATTGTCTTAGTAACTGGTGCTCGTCGCGGTATTGGTCGTGCTATTATCGAAATGTTTGCAATATATGGAGCTACTGTAATAGGAACTGCAACTAGTGAATTAGGCGTGAAAGACATTAATAGGTATTTAAGAAATCAAGGGAAAGGGATGCAATTGAATGTTGCGGATAAATGTTCTGTCGATCTTTTTTTTGAAAAAATGCGTCAAGAATTTGATAGTGTTGATATATTAGTGAATAATGCTGGTATCGTTCAAGATAATATTTTGTTATATATGAAAGATGATGCATGGCAATCTGTTATTGATGTAAATTTAACTGCTGTATACCGTATGTCTAAAGCGGTAATAAAATCGATGATAAAAAAACATTATGGTAGAATTATTAATATTGGTTCTGTAGTTGGTGTTATGGGCAACGCTGGGCAATCAAATTATTCGGCTGCTAAATCAGGGTTGATTGGGTTCACAAAATCTTTAGCTCGTGAAGTTGCTTCGAGAGGCATTACGGTTAATCTGGTAACACCAGGATTTATTTGTACAGATATGGTTAAAAAATTAACTGATAAACAAAAAAATGATATTTTATTACAAATACCAGTTAATCGTTTTGGAGATCCAAAAGATGTGGCTTATGCGGTAATATTTTTTGCCTCTGATCATTCAAACTATATTACTGGACAAACGATGC